From the Homo sapiens chromosome 1, GRCh38.p14 Primary Assembly genome, one window contains:
- the IL19 gene encoding interleukin-19 precursor: MKLQCVSLWLLGTILILCSVDNHGLRRCLISTDMHHIEESFQEIKRAIQAKDTFPNVTILSTLETLQIIKPLDVCCVTKNLLAFYVDRVFKDHQEPNPKILRKISSIANSFLYMQKTLRQCQEQRQCHCRQEATNATRVIHDNYDQLEVHAAAIKSLGELDVFLAWINKNHEVMFSA, translated from the exons aTGAAGTTACAGTGTGTTTCCCTTTGGCTCCTGGGTACAATACTGATATTGTGCTCAGTAGACAACCACGGTCTCAGGAGATGTCTGATttccacagacatgcaccatatAGAAGAGAGTTTCCAAGAAATCAAAAGAGCCATC CAAGCTAAGGACACCTTCCCAAATGTCACTATCCTGTCCACATTGGAGACTCTGCAGATCATTAAG CCCTTAGATGTGTGCTGCGTGACCAAGAACCTCCTGGCGTTCTACGTGGACAGGGTGTTCAAGGATCATCAGGAGCCAAACCCCAAAATCTTGAGAAAAATCAGCAGCATTGCCAACTCTTTCCTCTACATGCAGAAAACTCTGCGGCAATGT CAGGAACAGAGGCAGTGTCACTGCAGGCAGGAAGCCACCAATGCCACCAGAGTCATCCATGACAACTATGATCAG CTGGAGGTCCACGCTGCTGCCATTAAATCCCTGGGAGAGCTCGACGTCTTTCTAGCCTGGATTAATAAGAATCATGAAGTAATGTTCTCAGCTTGA
- the IL19 gene encoding interleukin-19 isoform X1 codes for MKLQCVSLWLLGTILILCSVDNHGLRRCLISTDMHHIEESFQEIKRAIQAKDTFPNVTILSTLETLQIIKPLDVCCVTKNLLAFYVDRVFKDHQEPNPKILRKISSIANSFLYMQKTLRQCVSHWVRIPASAPCLPKERPGSAGPHRPPDMVLGVKGNSLRTSTGRTVENLSQWPLLPQGSLPADNSSDGLLLDNPPGVTNLCQHIP; via the exons aTGAAGTTACAGTGTGTTTCCCTTTGGCTCCTGGGTACAATACTGATATTGTGCTCAGTAGACAACCACGGTCTCAGGAGATGTCTGATttccacagacatgcaccatatAGAAGAGAGTTTCCAAGAAATCAAAAGAGCCATC CAAGCTAAGGACACCTTCCCAAATGTCACTATCCTGTCCACATTGGAGACTCTGCAGATCATTAAG CCCTTAGATGTGTGCTGCGTGACCAAGAACCTCCTGGCGTTCTACGTGGACAGGGTGTTCAAGGATCATCAGGAGCCAAACCCCAAAATCTTGAGAAAAATCAGCAGCATTGCCAACTCTTTCCTCTACATGCAGAAAACTCTGCGGCAATGTGTGAGTCACTGGGTCAGAATTCCAGCATCTGCTCCCTGTCTGCCCAAGGAGAGGCCAGGAAGTGCTGGCCCCCATCGGCCTCCTGATATGGTGcttggagtcaaaggaaattCTCTGCGCACGTCCACAGGGAGAACTGTGGAGAACCTCTCCCAGTGGCCACTGCTTCCCCAGGGCTCCCTGCCTGCTGACAACTCCTCAGATGGTCTCCTCCTAGATAACCCTCCTGGGGTGACCAACTTATGTCAACATATTCCTTAG